Proteins encoded in a region of the Pseudomonas denitrificans (nom. rej.) genome:
- a CDS encoding ATP-binding protein, with the protein MPRSLLGRMLLLTLLAVLIAQGLSSLFWISHLRTSQRDGLLTSSRSLAYSMAASVSYFRSLPIGYRPLVLDQLRSMGGTRFFVSLNERPLNLRALPDTTNKQAVIDIVQDVLHQKLGKDVELQVEFVSPDDLRLFNGELKLEELPRSWAHYALTLEPVNPPVLVTQIRIGESEWLYIASLMPAPYVTLEPEGLPPQQVISIVFTSLLLLLFTGLLVHWQSRPLKRLARAARDIALGGEEQPLEESGASELVEVSRAFNTMRERIDRYVNERAQLFSGISHDLRTPITRLRLRVELLEDEQAQDKFSHDLDELELLVKGALQCVKDTDIHENVESVDLNQLLQYVAGPYIADGRVEVLGAALEPYPGKPLALKRCIGNLLDNALKYGGRAQLSIEDDPDAVVLHVDDQGPGVPEQRLEKVFEPRFRLSERGQGYGLGLGIARNIAHTHGGEVTLQNRREGGLRVTLRLPRLEVE; encoded by the coding sequence GTGCCGCGCTCGCTGCTCGGCCGCATGCTGCTGCTCACCCTGCTGGCGGTGCTGATCGCCCAGGGCCTGTCGAGCCTGTTCTGGATATCCCACCTGCGCACCAGCCAGCGTGACGGCCTGCTCACCAGCTCGCGCAGCCTGGCTTATTCCATGGCCGCCAGCGTCAGCTACTTTCGCTCGCTGCCCATCGGTTACCGTCCGCTGGTGCTCGACCAGCTGCGCAGCATGGGCGGTACGCGCTTCTTCGTCTCGCTCAACGAACGCCCGCTGAACCTGCGCGCGCTGCCGGACACCACCAACAAGCAGGCGGTGATCGACATCGTGCAGGACGTGCTGCACCAGAAGCTGGGCAAGGACGTCGAGCTGCAGGTCGAGTTCGTCAGCCCGGACGACCTGCGGCTGTTCAACGGCGAGCTGAAGCTGGAGGAACTGCCGCGTTCCTGGGCGCACTACGCGCTGACCCTGGAGCCGGTGAACCCACCGGTGCTGGTCACGCAGATCCGCATCGGCGAAAGCGAATGGCTGTACATCGCCAGCCTGATGCCGGCGCCCTACGTCACCCTGGAACCCGAAGGCCTGCCGCCGCAGCAGGTCATCTCCATCGTCTTCACCAGCCTCCTGCTGCTGCTGTTCACCGGCCTGCTGGTGCACTGGCAGAGCCGCCCGCTCAAGCGCCTGGCCCGCGCCGCCCGCGACATCGCCCTGGGCGGCGAGGAACAGCCGCTGGAGGAGAGCGGCGCGAGTGAGCTGGTGGAGGTCTCCCGCGCCTTCAACACCATGCGCGAGCGCATCGACCGCTACGTCAACGAACGCGCGCAGCTGTTCAGCGGCATCTCCCACGACCTGCGCACGCCGATCACCCGCCTGCGCCTGCGCGTGGAACTGTTGGAGGATGAACAGGCGCAGGACAAGTTCAGCCACGACCTCGACGAACTGGAACTGCTGGTGAAGGGCGCGCTGCAATGCGTGAAGGACACCGACATCCACGAAAACGTCGAGTCGGTGGACCTCAACCAGTTGCTGCAATACGTCGCCGGGCCCTACATCGCCGACGGCCGTGTCGAGGTACTGGGCGCGGCGCTCGAGCCTTATCCGGGCAAGCCGCTGGCGCTCAAGCGCTGTATCGGCAACCTGCTGGACAACGCCCTGAAATACGGCGGCCGCGCCCAGCTGAGCATCGAGGATGATCCCGACGCGGTGGTCCTGCACGTCGACGACCAGGGCCCCGGCGTGCCGGAACAACGCCTGGAGAAAGTCTTCGAACCGCGCTTCCGGTTGTCCGAACGCGGCCAGGGGTACG